In Cryptomeria japonica chromosome 5, Sugi_1.0, whole genome shotgun sequence, the genomic window AAAAGGACAAGAATTGGTAAGAtaaaattaaacaagataattattATGGATTTTACATTTCTTTAGCCTCTTATCATGCTTTAAGATAATTATTATTGGGAGAATAAGTTTAGATAAAGGTAGACATGTTTTTTCTTAAGGATAAAATATATCTTCTAGGTTAATAAGATGAGATGGaataaaacaacttttaaaacaaaTAAATCCATTCCTCTCTCAAGTTGTCTATACAAACAGTGAAGTTTTCATTTAGAGGTTATGCGGATGTTATCATTCATTCTGGTGTGTAGCAATCATTATTCTGAACAGTAGAATTTGTTTTGGAAAGAGACAATAGTAGCTTTATTGTAGGAGTGTAAAGATTAGTGCATTCAAGGTATCTTAATTTTATTATATGATTTGTCTTTGCTTATgataattgatatcttcattgTAGCTATGAGAAATCTGTATTTGACATTCTTTATAACTGCTGATTGCAAATATGAGATTGTCACATACATGGTTGTATGTAGATGATGAAATCATCTACATATAATCATGCATGTTATGCATTTGAATGTTTAGAAGTGAATCCATGTATTTCAGTATTCAATTGGAAATAGATAACAAGGGTGCATCTCAAGAGATTGAATTCATTAATTTTTTGAAAGCGTAGAAACAAAATTAGATTTAAGCCCTAAATGAGATGTTATAATTTCAAGTGATATAGATTGTTTATGCATCGTAAATTGCATGCAATTGAATATAGGATTTTAATAtcattacatgcattatttaatcatCATTGCAAACAAGAAAAGTGAGTGCATGATGTGCTTCCTAGAATATATGTTGAGTTGCTTTTTCTGTGTTTGGATATGCTTGGGAAAGCTTATCTTTTGGGAAGAGGGTGTCGAATGTGGGACTCAGAGAAGTGAATGCGTAGTTATTCACAATTATTACAAGTACTCTGGCCAAAGTCAAATTTATTGCCTAGCTCTACCACATCTTGATTGCATTTTAGCATATTCGAGTAGGAATTGCATGTAGTCAGGTTTGCACTGAGATTTCTTTCTTGCCACTTCCAAATCACTAGGTGTTTCAAGCAAGGTTGGTGGTTCTTCGAGCTACGAAGGACTCTGGGGAAGCTAAGGCTTCGTGGTTGGGTAGAGAAAGCGCCTCAACCATGATCTCGTCCATTGATCTACAGGAAGACTGAGGGGTCATGATGATTAGAGGACTTGTGATATCATTATGATATACATGATGAATATTTGTATTGTATCGGTCAGTATGATGCAATGTGTTCTTATTAGATTTTGAATTCTTAGGTGGGAGTCGGTGCTTCTAGTGGGTTGTTGCTCACAaaaatcagatttgggagttggtgcttccagtgggttggtgctcacaaatgtAGGGGTTGGTGCGTCTAGTAGGATGGcgcctacaaacattgtaaaagaagaaattTATAAAAGCATTTATTGCCGTGcttttctcccgtaagggtttccacgtatatatcttgtgttctatttgTGATTCATAGTAGTTAGATCTCATGTGAATAATAATGCACAATGAATATGTTTATGAGATAAGTTATATGCTTGTGATTAAAGTTCAAGAAGTAAAAGTTTGTtaatatactgattcatccccccgtCTCATATATTCTTGTGTGCTTCAGTCCCAATACTTCACCCCTataagcatcacctagatgcaataaaTGCTAAgtagaccattcattctcatgagatggatttgtgtgaaccactactcatgaagtATAGGTACTGGCATTTGACTGATATAAATTTCATAATTTGACATgctagaattttttattttaatttttgtcaTCTCTTTTATGAACATTTGCATAAAAAGTTTCTAGATAGACACGCCTTACTGTCGAAAGTTTCTGATTCCTATCATAGGTATAAAATCGAAATTGTGATATTTGATTATATTTCTTTTTCCTGTTTCTGAATTTTATTTTTGTTCTGAAAATGTGTAGTTGACATTTTTTAACTTTGACTGCAGCATTGCTTATCAGCAAACCTTATGTGATTGCGATGATCTGTGGGCTTATAGAATATTCAATAGAATCTATTTTTGTTCCAAAGATGAAGACACGTTGGTGGGCAAACTATATAGGCCTCACAATGGTTGTGACTGGAGAAGTTGTCAGAAAATGTGGTATACTTACTGCTCGTCGCAGTTTTACCCATGATATCAAAAAATATCTACGAAATGACCATGAGCTAGTCACTTACGGGATTTATAGGTAATTTAACATTTAGATAAAAATATTCTAGTAGTTCAACTTAAATGTTTTTTAGTCATATGAGAATAATTTAGCTTTATGGAAATTAAGTTTTCTTAATCTTATAAAAAAGGAAGCCATATTTTTACCAAATTTATTATATGCCTGTTATTCTAGTTCAGTATAAGTCATTTGAGTAGGTCAAGGGTGAGAGTGAGGAATAATATACATGGCAAGGGTATACATCTCTTACTTTGACCATGAACTTTTTTTCTTCCATATATTTCAATCTTCTGGGTTTGGTTCTGCTCAGTGATGTCCTCATAAATGCAGTTGTGTTGCAGGGGTAAAATCAGTGTGAAGATGGATTATATTATTGCATATTCAGATTCTTCTTGAAAAAtcgtgcaatttaaaaaaaaaaaaagtcacgtTGTTTCAAGTTTGTGTGCAAAAGTTATGTCCTTTCAAGAACTAGATCAGAAATGGTTGTGAAGTGGCAAATGTGTATTCACTAGTGGTGAATTGTCCAGATGGTGGCAAACTCTTTGTTCGCCCTATCAAACTTGTTAGAAAGCAGTGAACTCATTATGATACAGTGTAGATGCAAGAATATGAAGAATTTTGAGATTTTAAATGACATGGACCAATGTCTTTAGGCTTTCCCATGGCCATGGAAGGCTGAGAGGAGTCTACATCTGATCTTTTCACTTAGGTGCATGCGTTGGCTCTTCGAACAAACATCTAGTTTTGTAGCTTTGTGGGTTCTTATGCTGGTTCACACTCCATTTGTGGGAGAAATTCTTAGGTTATTAGTGGGTTCAGAAAAGTGTGTACAAATGTTTTGGGTTTAGGTTCGTTTTGGGTATTTCatacaaaatatttataaaaaacgTAAATATATACAAATTTGCAACCTAAAACCATGAATTAAGttcaaaatattaaataacatGCATACAATAATTAGATTGGCTACGTAGATCAAAGGATCCACAAGGAGTGCCATTGGCACTCTCACTAAAAGTATGCTAGCTATCTAATTCATCAAAGAATGAAGTGGAAGCATCAAACTAAGCTTGCTTTGGGTCTATATCCTGTCCCTTATAGTCattttgtttgtgtgaaagaagatgtGAGCTGGAATGtacctgttatcacaaaagcttgcacccttgctgagctatcaactcagcaaccttgtgaaacatggaaacaaccccgaattgtgggaccttgcgcaagggggttgaatctccggagaaggccggcttccttctctatctaggtgcaggtgttgaaccaactcaacacttcaaagctaattcctaagcctaccctaacaacttgcagaggaaaagagaagagagaaattgcttgaaaacaaagggaggtgatgcaccaagaagagatagttcttctccctaccgaaatgacacaagtaattaactgaaacaccctgaagatgcacaactttcagttgtatgagtaaccccaatgcatagatgaaggttagaatccactggatgccaagaggggagaagaattcccacaagtcacacttagaaaaccagttaacacagcacatatgaagagaaagagccacaacatacacctatgatgaaggtaagaaagcatacacaacatatataGGTTGAAAGGAGGCAAGAATAgtgttcttcaattaatcataaggccaaatgccaatcttacagttgcagaaatgcaaagattacaagtcttcaagagaagaggagaGCATAAGAAAACCCCAGGcaatagggagagaaccctttacaatgaggcttaacaaccttatatagaaaaatgggttacaatggtgatcatgacccttgcatgtcagtctggaagtgcatgcacttgacttgtacatgcaagtaacctagccatacctccaaaGGCAATTCTTAGGAGGatagattgactgaccttccaaagtcaggcatgacataagtcgccaagcatggccccgtacctcccttgatggaaatcctgccaaaaacattaaatgcacccctgtggctccacaaaaaaagtgcataagtcaccaaactgtcagagcatttaaagccttgagtgtcgatcacgccatccggaagtgttgcaagtcAGAAGTAGTTTGGAAAACTTTGGAGACgggggtcaccgtagttggggaacttcggaggctggggtctccgtagttggggaacttcagaGGCCGGGGTCTccatagttggggaacttcggggaccggagtctccgtagttggacaaggaacttcggaacctggggggttccggagttccggggttgaagactaaggagcttcagaacctgggggttccggagttgtggggtagaagacttaggaacttggggaacttcggagaccggggtctccgtagttggggaacttcggaggccgaggtctccgtagttgggcaaggaacttcggaacctgggggttccggagttccggggttgaagactaaggaacttcggaacctgggggttccgaagtttcggggtagaagacttaggaacttggggaactgcagagaccggggtctccgtagttggggaacttcggaggccgaggtctccgtagttggggaacttcggggactGGGGTATCCGTAGTTGGAGAACTTTGGagaccggggtctccgtagttggacaaggaacttcgaaacctgggGGTTTTAGAGTTCCGGGATTGAAGACAGAAGAAAAGCTAAGAGAAGGAAGGAAACTTCGGAGACTTGAAGTTTCGGAGTTTCAGAGCAGGAAAGAAAGAAGCTAAGGTAAAGAaactcggaacctcggggttccgaagtttcgagctagagaaagagagggccaaggaacttccgacaagacaacacttcaaacCATTATTTCActacttttctccttgatcaactgggcagcgctggtccatggaacatatctccgaTCGGTTCTCAcggatggaccaagggtgtcataaaatgacaacagtaccTATAAATTAACTCCATTGCCTTTTGTATTGTCAATCTGTTGTGCTTTATTGAGACAAAGTTAAGAGAGCTAGAGTTAACAAATTATAAGTGAAACTTCAAACTTGAGAAAAATTAttatctcaatatgaaaataaatttaaattttgtttcagataaaaataaaaaaaacttgtgataaaactttgatTGCAAGAGGTTATATGTGCTAGAATGTTTAGCAATGGAGGTACCACCAATTGTGAGCATCCTTCTTTTACTTGTCACAAAGAGTGAAAACACTTTGACCATTAGTGTATACAAAATTAGCAAAGTCATTTGAAACTACATACTTCAAATTAGGATGAGGGAACAATCTAGCAAACACTAACTTGTAACCTTCATGACTTCCACATCTTTGTATGGTGCAATCTTCCTTGAGAAAAAAAATGATCTTGATGTTGTAGTATTTTGGAGTTAATGCAAAGGCaagattgtaatgtccctactagttagagatcactgtcctgcaaaacagattgttagaatacaacaaatatatatatataactaatctaatttgcaattaaaattcaattacttaattaacactaatctcaattcttatttaataaaaaaggATATGAGTGTAGTACTAGCACATTTCCTTAGGCGGctatgaagctcgccttcttggaacccatcttggttccaagccataccaggaaatcgaaggttaattcgatttctgtcttggatgtaatttcttacacccaagccataccaaggaagaccatcatatatgatcaattccttgccttggatgatgcatctcatcatccaagtctaccagagaggaccggccagatccgtctcttcttagatgaactttgtcaaccaagccataacatatatgcatatagatattcagtatactgcttaccagggattatcataatccctccattggGCTAAGGggatttcctccctatagcctccatcatataatcacatttttcatattacattttacaattcattatcattttccaTTTTATAATTTACGTctacatttacatattctttaattCTTTTTATTGATCCTAGATATACATAAATATTCTACATGGGTACTTATATTTATTGCCACATACATATAAGTAAACATTCagtaatatatatattcataaatatgcattaatatatatgtgtgtgtgtggcacacacgtccacacacatatataccttcTGACTCGTAACACCTCTTACCTGTACGCAGATCGCAGCCTTCTGTTGAAGTTCGTAAACTATAGTTGCTGTCTGCAGATGGAAGTCCGCAGTTCCGGTTGAAGTCCTCTCGTCTTCATCCTTGCTACCTCCCTTGTACTCTATGGAGGCCTTTCTTTATACCCGTGGAGGGGGAGGGTTGCAACCCACCACGGGGTCCCTTTCGCAGAAGGGGTGTGACAGTGGTCGCAGCCCCCGTCCTACCACTTCCTGTAGGGGGGGCCACCGTGGTGTCCGTCCTTATACTATGTCGCCGTTTTAACTTCAACATTTTATTTTCATTAACACTTTAAATTAATAATACTTttctatattattttatatattaaatatattaacattttaatcatttatttatatttaactTTTATTTAACATAAATAAATGATTTAACTTAAATTAACAGTATTTAGTGATTTATTTCTACTTTTAGTATATTAACATTATTTAACAAATTTACATTAGGTGATATATCCGGGTTTATCACAGTCCCTCCgtctcaattttgcttgtcctcaagcatatTTAGATCCTCCTctttttcccaagtagcatcctcatttGGGAGATTCCTCCATTTAATCAGGTATTCGGTAATGGTTCGGTTCCTAAGCTCTTTTTTCCGTGTGTCCAGGATGATCTCAGGGTACAAAGTGAATTTCCCTTCTTCATCTAGGGGAGGTAGTTCACTGCATGGAGACAAGTGTTGCCCGAGAACCTTTTTGAGTCGGgagacatggaacacattatgtattttattCTCTTTGGGGAGTTCTATTTCATAAGCTACTTCCCCAATCCTTCGAATTACCTTGTAGGGTCCATAGAACCGGGGTTTCAATTTTTCAGCCCCATTCTACTTGAGGGGAGATTGTTTATAAAGGTTGTAGCCTTAAAAACACCAGATCTCTGGCCTCGAACGTCCTTTCCGTACGTTTTCTGTCTGCAtagatcttttgttgattttgggctTGTTGTAAATTTTCTTTCAAGGTCTTCATGATATCCCTACTTTGTTGAACAGAATCCCGTGCTCTTGGTACCTTGCTTTCTTGGGTTATTAACTCTCCAAAGTTTGTGGCCTCATAACCTTACAAAGCTTGGAAAGGACTCATCCCTATTGACATGTGGTGTGTCGTGTTGTAAAAATGTTCTCCTAGGTGTAACCACTTGACCCAAGCGGTCTGTTGCCCTGTAACATAATTCCTTAGGTAACCCTCTATCCATTTGTTCGCTATTTCTgtttgcccatcagtttgaggatggtaaCTAGTACTAGGGGTCAAGACTGTTCCTGCCATTTTGAAGAGTTCCTGCCAAAATTGGCTAATAAACTTGCTATCTCTGTCACTGACAATATTCAGAGGGAGTCCATGGAGTCTGAAAATTTCCCTGAAGAATAGATCGGCtatttggtaggctttgtattctGTGGAGACTGCAAGGAAATGGGCATACTTCGTGAGTTTGTCTACCACCACAAAAATGCTATCCTTTCCTTGTGTCCTTGGCAACCTTgttatgaagtccatagaaatgcTCTCCCACTTTTGTTTGGGAATAGGTAATGGTTGAAGCAATCCAGCTGGGTGGGTGAGTTCGGTTTTATTGCGTTGACAAGTTAGGCACTCTTGTACATATTTTTGGACATCTTTCTTttggtctttccatgcatacttttcccttatgtgtttataagttttatAGTATCCTTGATGTCCTGCCAGGTGGTTATCATTGAATTCCTTTAggattttgtttttgaatttggtcTGAGGGGTCAAGTATACCCTTCCCTTGTACAAGATGAGGTCTCCCCTAACTTTAAAATCTTCATTGGGAAGGTTTCCCTCCAAGATTTCCTTTGCTTGTGGATCTTGGTCATATTCATTAAGGATTTTTTCCTTCCAGTCCTTTGAGATGCTTGTAAGGGCATTGAGGTGGGCTCTTCGTGATAATGCATCTGCTGCCCTATTATTCACCCCttttacatattctatatcaaagtcataggcttgtattttgctcacccatttttgttgcctatcattaagGTCCTTTTGGCTCAAGAAGAAGCGTAGACTGTTATGATCGGTTTTCACACCAAACTTCCCACAGACGAGGTATTGGCGAAATTTGGCCAAGGCGTGCATTATGGctaacatttctttgtcataaatagaGTAGTGTCTTTCCGCTTCGGTAAGTTTACGACTCTCAAAAGCTAGGGGGTTTCTTTTCCATGAGGACTGCCCCAATTCCCTCCCcggatgcatcacattgtagttcaaaaggtaTAGAGAAGTCGGGAATGGCCAATACTGGACATGAGCTCATGGTTATTTTAAGTTGTTCAAAAGCCTGTTGGGCTTGGTCATTCCATGTGAAGGCTCCTTTCTTAGTTAGGTCGGTGAGGGGTGCTGCTATCTTGGAAAACCCTTTAACAAAACGTCTATAGTAGCTGCATAGTCCCACAAATCCCTTCAGTTGTGTTAAGGTTCTAGGGGTGGGCCATTCCTTGATGGCCCTTATTTTTTCCTCATCCACACTTACTCCGACCtcactaattttgtgtcctagGTAGATGATTTCTTTCATCCCAAATTCGCACTTGGAGACTTTAGCATATAAGGATTCAGACTCAAGAATATTTAATACCTCCTCAATGTGCCGAAgatgttcttcccatgtcttgctgtaaataagtatatcatcaaagaatattaggagaaatttCCTCAACTGCTgcctgaatgtatgattcatgcatgactgaaagGTGGCCAGGgcgttagtgagaccaaatggcagaaccaaaaactcgaaatgtccatagtgacatctgaatgctgttttgggaatatcctcttccctcattctaatctgatggtatcctgaccttagatcaattttagagaaatatctTGCTTAGTGTAGTTCATCCATTAGTTCGTCAATTCTCGGAATAGGGTATCTGttttttatagtctttttattcagggcctggtaatct contains:
- the LOC131066231 gene encoding protein-S-isoprenylcysteine O-methyltransferase B-like, coding for MTTISTLHAFFKDKFTRFPNTALSAAFHAFISAIFTMAQVDQVAFVQLSEFFAALFFFHASEFLLVIIIHGASRVNSSSLLISKPYVIAMICGLIEYSIESIFVPKMKTRWWANYIGLTMVVTGEVVRKCGILTARRSFTHDIKKYLRNDHELVTYGIYR